Genomic window (Gymnogyps californianus isolate 813 chromosome 2, ASM1813914v2, whole genome shotgun sequence):
cccctctcctcaggCTTAATGCTCATGTTAGCCCCAGTGGGACTGCCTGCTACATAACATCAAACATGTTTTATATAGAAGttcagctggaggaggatggaAAGGTGATGGATGTAAAGTTGGCTCACCTTGGAGAAGCTCCTGTGGTAAAGTTAATTTTCACTGTCTCTCACCTCCCTGTAGTCTCCCACCTGGCCCCCAGCTGCCATGTCAGAAAGTCTTTGGCTTCCTTTTGGTCTTGTCACACCTGCCACCCTGTGCATGACACTAGCCACCTCTTTAGGCATCTGAATCTCTCACCTAAACTTACAACTCAGTTACAGATATTAAGTACTGTAGCGCTAAATACTAAAGTAAAACTGAGCTGACAAGAATTTTGTAGTACCctgcataaatatttgtattctcATACTTCGATGTTATCAATATACAATAAATAACAGggtcttaaaatattttcctaccCAGGTGTAGTGCAATATATATTCCCAATGGATGCTTCGGAGCTGTTACCAGagattctgtttttccttctgccttccttAGGAGTATGTGCATTCCTACTAATGGGGatgtttttcttgcaaaatttctcattaaaatattgaCAAAATATCACTCTGCAGTTCACATACCATGTTCTGCAGTTGTTCAGTGTTACAGACAATCCTTCAGATCAAAGATATAACAACAAGCTGTTGTGGGGGCGGGGAGCATAAACTCTGATTTTTATCAGTGAGTATCCAAATTGTTACATTAATTTGGAGTTAAtttagttcctttttttcagttgcagtCAGCCCAGGAATTTCAAGTTGTTCTGTTTAACCAGCACAGAGCTGTTGATCAGTGAGTGCTGGACAATATTATTAGGATGGAAATGTATATCCAGAGAATATTAGCACAGTAACTgccaataaaagaaaaactggcaaagatgcaaatttttttctggaaagaattTATCAACAAActatttctgttaattttatcCTCTTCCACAGAGCCTTTGTTCTTCTAATTATTATATTATGTTTTAACTATTGTAATGTTAgtctgttttttgttggttgggtttttttttttttaagctaaccATTCAGCTAATTAAAAGTAATGGGGAACAATCTTATCGTTACcaatgaaatgcttttaagaGATTTTTCACAAAGGATGGTAAGAAACATGAAACTCCTCTCTCTTATTCCTGTAGATTTGTGATGACTTGTTGCAGCATCTAAGGTAAAGAATCATGTGCAGAGTCTCTTGTTGAATGGAAAGGAATTCCTGAGTCTTGTGTTTCTCTGAATGTTGTGGAGAAGTCAAGACTAGAATGGTTTCAGTgtaagaactggaaaaaaaaaaagaaaaaggaaaaaaagcaagaatcaGGAAACAACAATATGAATccagaaaacaacagaacatCTGACACCTTTCTGGACTTTATTTTATGTGGGAAGTTGGTTCCAGTGCTCCATATTGGAGGTTGTTGGTTGTTGTAACGGTTATTACCCGCTTCCAATTTGTAAATTCAAGGCTAAAACTGCagcaaatataattttgaaaagatacTCCAGGCATTACTTATTTCTCAAGTCATTCCATTGAAAAAAGCTAAATTGCATCTGCTTCAATGGAGTGAGGGGAAAGAGTAATCCCCAATACATTGGCTGTAGTTGCCCGTTGAACACAGGCTTTGAATACTGGCATTTGTGTTGATTGCAAGAAATATAGAACTACTTGGACCCATAATTTTGGAAATCGACTGATGATGACAATTCAGAACTGGCAGATTTACAGATCCAAACCAGATATTACTTTTCCCCTTCTCGTTCCATCAAATACTAAATAGTCTTTGTGTTGTCCTTATGCAAATGTCTTAACTACATGTCCTTCAGGCTTCTGTCACAGCAATGAAAGCAAGGTGATATCATATggcctgtttttctttgcaaatgcaTAGGAGGAGATGTTACTTTAATTTTCTCATGTAGCAGTAGggcactatttttttttttttttttttttttttttaattaccacaTTTTGTTCTGTCTGAATAGTTGCTGTTCCAGGTCAGGCTACCACCTTAAAAGTCCTTTTAGAAGTTCTCCAGCCAATATGATCAAGGTTCCAGGTTTTACTAATAATGAGTATATTTAAGAAATTGGATACTTATTTAAATACCTTGGCAGAACAGTTGAAAGGGAAggtaaagagagaaagaagaatcaTTGACCTTGCATGTTTCATCTCTCTTCTATGTGGACCTGTAATGCATCATCAGTTTTTCCAGCCCTCTCTTTCCTCAGAAATGAAGTTATATTAGCTTTATGGGTGTAAACATCTATGTCTTAAAGCTTTAACTCGCATTTTCCCAGGTTTTTGACTCCCAGTGATGTTAACTGCCAGCAGCGTGGCTCTGAGCAATAGCATAGAGTTACCATTGGCACTGTGGGTACTACTTGTCTGCCCTCCTGTTTTTGTTAGGATTTGGCACGAAGTGCAAGTATCCTTTCTGCACCTCTTGGTGTAGTATTTTATTTGGTCATAAGGCAGTTTGTTATGTGTGTAATGTTTCCTGTGAGTCTCGAAGTAACTATCAAATCATGACGAACCAGCCAGCTAATGTATAGGCTGGTGCTGTGTCTGTGCCTGTACCTGCACGcctgcttccctcccttttccctgctTCCCCACTAGTCCAGTTGGAAAGAGTCATGGAAGAGCTGAGTGACCTGTTTAGGTTTCTGTTTGGAAAGGATTTGTCCCAATGTGAAAGTCCAGGCAGGCTTATTTGGTCTCTCTGCTGATCCACATTGCAGCCACATctgcacagaaaaggaaggtatGTCTTCTTGAGTACAGCTCTCTGTGTGACTGCAGCACTAGAGAGTTTAGTAAGGCTTGTAAAATCCACTTAAAATCCACTTAAGCAGGTAAGTAAATACCTGGTGGGTTATTCCGAGCAGAGCTCCAGGCTATCACAGCTAGGCAGAATCTGCAGGAATTCTGGGTTTTGAGCAGTCTGAACCATACCTTCACAAACTTATGCAAGCCACTTGTcccctgttctttttttgattgATGTATCTATCAATTGTATTTAAGATCTGTCTCTCTCACAGGGTGCTGTGAAGTGCAATATTAATACAATCCTTGAGATTTAGATGAAAAGAACAACGTACAAGTGCATTGTATTACTGTTACTACATGACTAGCTTTATTGGAACATCAGGAAAAGTGCTTTGCAGCTGATGAGCTGTCAAATTTGTGTATCATCGTGCACATCTATTGCTTTCAGTAGTGCATATTTAAGCAGTGTCAGCTACAATTACATTGCTTTTTGCAACAAAGCCAAGGATTCACGTTTCCTGGTATCTtctaagaaaatttaaaagcagtacTGCTACTTGCCAGATCTGATAAGGAGGGGGCCTACGTCACTCTGAAATGGTGCTTTTTCTAGCAAGTTAGATATAAAAGACTTATTACCCATCTCATTTAGTAGCATGATAgcaattgtttctttttggtaGGACGAAGAACTACGATGCCTTTGGAAAGATTCTAGAAGACCTGTCAAATCTGTATCAAATTCCAGGAAACAGGTTGCAACTAGTTTTTActtgaaaaacttttaaaatccataCCCTAGCTTTTGTTTACTTACGAAAATAATGAtttgtcttctctctctcccagcGAAATGAAAGCTAAGGGATACCTTGCTTTGCAGGCCCTTGAAAAAGATCTTTATTCAATGTCTCTTCTAGACAGGTAACTTGAAGTCTacctctttctccctttccctccatccccaccccTTCATTTCACTAAAAAGCAAGTTAACTGATCTAATTATAGAGCAGGATGTGGAAGGCTAATGAGTTTTCTCCCACTGGGAAGCTCGAAGCCTTTCTGCAGTTTGCCAACCCCAGGCATGCCAAACAAGACAATCTACTGAACTCCTGTGCTTTATCTAAGAGACTTGCTGGGAAACTGGTTGGTTGCAGAGCTTGGGTGTGTGTACATGTGACCACCCACTAGGAGCAAACAGTTCATCTGAAAGTCAGCAGTCATGTTTAGATCTCCCTGTGGCAGaagtaaaatatatgttttgGGGTCCTGCTGTTTGGGTATCTCATTTTGTGCTCAGGTTTTAGATCAGTAGTGGATGCTGGCTTTCCTCCtatccttccttttctcatttctcctttcaaagAGTAGGATTATAGCTAGATGGGGAACAGATTTTCCTAAACCCTCTGGTAATTGTACAATGATTTCCATTCTTTTCAGAAAACCAGAGTTGAGGGCAGTGCTTTCCTTCTGGATTTTTGAACCATCTTTTCTGATATCTTGCCTATTAAGTACTCTCAGCAAGCATGGCCTTCTGTAACTTGAAACACACTCTTGGCTTATTTTTGTACAGTGTTCCCTTATGAAGCATACTAACTCCATGAACAAATATACTATAACCTTGCTGATCACTGATATCTcagtaaatattatttatgaGTTAAAAAGATTATTCGTCCCATCTATGATATAAGTTAATGCACTGCAGAGTTTTAATACACAGCTATGTATGGCTGTATGTATTCAGCTGTATGATCACACTTGAGATTAGAGATTGGTTCTGTTTGAGTTAGTTTATCCAGGTTATTTCCTCACTCTTTGCTCAACCTGCCACTCCAATATTTTTGTCCCCCTTCATTTCTGGTAAATAGCACATCAAATTGCAACACGAAACAGCTCAGATACAGGGTTGAAACTGGAAGCCCAAGTCCTAGGAGTAATGCATGAGTGGAATGATGGTGTTCTGGAAGCTGTCATAACAAATAGAGACACAATCTACTTCCAAGAAAGCATCGTCTCCCTTTGATTAAGGGTACAAATTATCCTTTACATTAGCCTAGCTAGCACTGCAACTCAGGAAACACTAATCAAGATGTGTTTTGAACTAGAACACAGGATGTAAACAGAGTTACTGAAGTACTTCATGGAAAAGTAGGACACCTGCTGCCAAGAACtggaggtgattttttttcttttctttcttcatggaTTCCAAGAATTGTAATAAAAAACCCTACTGAGCTGATCTTTGTTTGCAGTAAAGAGCCTccattataaataaaacatgctgtAGGGACTTACTGTGTCTATATGCTCAGATAGTGTACAGACatacagaaggagaaaatacaaagaggCCAGGTGGTTTATCAGCTACTGCAACATTGACTTTGCAACAGCCTAAAAGCAAAGCCAGCAATATTCTGAGGTTATGTGGGAAACCACAGTTTGGGAGTAACCGTGAGATGACAGTGGTAGTAGCTGAGATAATACTCATGTTGCCTAAAAGGCAAATACAGTCAGTTGATAAGTTTTTTGGCTCATCTACACTGTCAGAAGTGAGTTTTAACCATTAATGTGTTATAGTTCATAAAAGTTCTGCTAATACATGCTACCGCTATCCTCTTGCACAGCTTGATGTGAGTGTCCCTTATTACAACTCTCCCTTCTATTTCAGACTAGTCACTGAAAGCTAGCAGTTCAGCTAGTATTTTTAAGGCTGAACAACAGGTCATTGCGCAAGAGAGAGAAACTTAATCTAATCTTTTCAAAGATGTCTGAAGACTTTATACACTGAGGGTTTAGCTGTTAAATGCTGACTaagaaaatgctgtgatttGAACATACACTGTAATTAGAAATGTAGTCTTATGAGGAATCCCCTTCTGCCCATCTACActgctcttggttttttttcccctttgtgtcAAGATGCCTAACATATTTCCTCTATTGACAGGTGTagtaaccattttttttttattcctcaggAACTCCTATGAACATTGAATTTTACATTTCTCCCTATCAAGTTTTGGAAGCAGAACTAAACCCTGGTAAAGCTAGAAAAGCCAAAATAACTAATTTGATAACTTGTTCAGCACTACCTGTTTGATTAAGCAAAGTTCATTTAATGAAACTCAGAAATAAATCATTCTGCTAAACTAGAATTTTAAATCTTATGTGATGCACTTTAGCACAATTATAACATACATCAGGAGACTACTTTCCCATTTCTTGGCTGTTGACCCAAATTGAAATGAGAGTGATATCAAACAAAATAACTGCCTAGCCAGCATGAAAATGACTGGTGGTTGCTTGATCTGTTTCATGGCGTGTCCCAAAAGCAGCTATTGCTGCTACCACCATTGGGCAACTTTGGCGTTTTGGGTGTGGTCTGTGCAGGCTTCTCCTTGCTGCCCAAGCCATTGTGGCTGTCAGTTGGGCCTGACCTTTAAAAGACCTTACCTTTGCGTGTTTTGTATGCATAGGATTAATCTGCACTGACACGAAGAAAATAATGcagttcttctctttctccctcagGCTCCCAGGTATGTGGAACAAAAACAGTTGTAACTGTTGAAGGCACAGATACGTTCCACAAACTTCCTCTTTCTCCACTGCTTGTAGATTCTCAAGCTGGAAAGGACAGGTGAGGCTCTGGATACTTCTCAATACAGAAATGGATTTACAAGTCACTGACACTAACCTCAGCATAACTTACATTTAGCCTCTGCTAAAACAGGAAGCTCTGTTTTATTGATGGCATTATGCTCCATAGCTACACCCTCTATAACCTGTGGCTTTTACAGTTTTCCCAAATGGACTTTAAAGTTATTGTGTTCATATTTAACTGTGTCAACTGCATTGAACTATGGATTTATTCATAGATTTGAAGCCAGAAGGAGCCACTGAAATAATATTACTTAACTTCCTAGTATTCAACAAGCAACTCCTGCAcagtttcagaataaataaagcACATATTGAGGGATATTACACCTTAACAGTACAAAATAGTTTGTCATCCCACCATGGATACTGACACCTCATCTCTCTCTACTTCAGTGCTAGGCTGGAGGGAAAGCCTGAAGTCATTCTCCAAAATAAATCACTATAGAACAATTTATAGCAAATATCCTTGTGCGCTGTTCCTCAGTTTCTGGTGgctcacttttcctttctgccagtCTTCACACTAACCTTGCTGTAAAAGGTTAAAGGCTATAGTTGCGTTTATAAAGCAAAACTTCTCTCAAGACAGAATAAATATGGAACGTAGTAAACTGCTAGGGACCTCATAGTGGCCTTGCACTAAAAGTCCTTGTTATGTCAATTTCTGTAACAAGCTTtcattctgacttttttttttccccagcaaccTTGCTTTTTTGCCACTGACTGATGAATTCAGCATCGATTTGCcagctttttttgtgttgaAGTTTCACCAGCCTATTCCTATGTCCTCATCCAGTATTGAAGAGATACAGAGGCTCACAGGCATGttataattgtttttaagaCTAAATACTTCTGTGACTATGCAttgcttatttgctttttattcccCTGTGTTAACGTtgtaagaggaaaaactggTTTCTGGGGCAGAACGTGTTCTGTTCTATCAGCCCAAGTGTAATATTTTAGCAACCAgtgcaaaacacaaaagctcTAAGAAAGATATGACAATTACAGGCAAAGCTGTTAAACACTCTACCTCAAATTCCCATTAGCAAAAAAGGGAATAAGAAAGGAGattaatgtttttgtcttttcaaaacattggtcttgtttttaatattagCTTTCATGTACAGTCATAacctaaatttattttattatgctaataaaataaatcaccTGGTTTCAGGGATTCAGATTACTGGCTTGAAACTAGCTTCTCTATATGAGCTGATTGTTCAGTCTAcccttaaagaaaaatgcagtgaagaCTTGTCTACACATAAATCCTGTTTCTTTGTGGTGAGTATAGTGTGCATTTGACACACACTCTGCCCTTGTGCAAGATATATACTGAATTATATTTCCCCATAAGCAAGCAATGCAGACTTCCCAGAATCCCAACAGTGTTTAAATGCTCTTTAGGAAATAGTTCAAGTTATTTACGAAACAATATTAGACCCTTTCAAGTAAGTGAGCTCATCCTCATTAATGAAACACTGTGTGCATGGCTGCTGAAGTCATACTAATTTGTCTGTGTGTAACCCAAACATTTAGTCTAAAAATTGCTCAGAACTTGATCATTAATGccttaaaaagaaggaaacttaTTGGCTGGTGTGAAGAGCAAGTCCCAAGATGGTACTTACCTAGATTTTTGAAGGTCTTTATCATGCTGCATGTCACGCTGCATATCACgctgttttaacaaaaaagatttcttgATTAGATAACACTGAGAATACTGATTCCTTTTAAAGGCACTGGCAGGAAGAAAAGTGTAAAGTGTTGCAACAGTGATGTCAATTACTACCTAGAGCCATGGCTGTTTAACTGTAGATGGCTTCCcttttaataactgttttattaaaaaatatttaatctagGCTACATTAGATGTAGAGGAAAAGTTTTAGAATAGAAAATAGTGGCTAAGATGCTTTCTGCCAGACTTATGTACAGGGCAACTACAAGACAAGCTTCAAAGATCTAGGGTTTTTTGCTAGGAAACATTAATTTTGCAATTCATGGCAACAAAAGAAGAGGGCACATCTTTCTCTTCTACTAGCAGTGTTAGCAGAGCCCATTGCCTACACAGTTCTTGAACTTTGAGGTGGTGGTACAGAAGGTAGTAGTAAGTCTGCACCATGCTAAAATAAAGTTTAGCAAAGCTCTTCTCTATAAAATCCGTAAGACAGgatgaatttt
Coding sequences:
- the LOC127012673 gene encoding mediator of RNA polymerase II transcription subunit 1-like encodes the protein MDKPLRRPVSNAPDGPLLSCMEKIQRTLNAKSLFSVMNRLESLSKQKGLNAHVSPSGTACYITSNMFYIEVQLEEDGKVMDVKLAHLGEAPVICDDLLQHLRTKNYDAFGKILEDLSNLYQIPGNSEMKAKGYLALQALEKDLYSMSLLDRTQDVNRVTEVLHGKVGHLLPRTGGTPMNIEFYISPYQVLEAELNPGSQVCGTKTVVTVEGTDTFHKLPLSPLLVDSQAGKDSNLAFLPLTDEFSIDLPAFFVLKFHQPIPMSSSSIEEIQRLTGML